In Falco biarmicus isolate bFalBia1 chromosome 7, bFalBia1.pri, whole genome shotgun sequence, a single window of DNA contains:
- the PPP1R14D gene encoding protein phosphatase 1 regulatory subunit 14D: MASNSSALPRVTFQTPEKPGEESSHRKLGKLTIKYNRKDLQRWLDLEEWINAQLQELYQCRLREETDAAAPEPQIDLEDLLEVPNEEQKLKLQEILHECSSPTEDFITELLNRLKGLRRVTSPQKK, encoded by the exons ATGGCCAGCAACTCCAGCGCACTGCCCCGGGTGACTTTCCAGACACCAGAGAAACCTGGGGAGGAATCCTCACACAGGAAACTGGGCAAGTTAACCATAAAGTACAACCGCAAGGACCTGCAGCGCTGGCTAGACCTGGAGGAATGGATCAAcgcccagctgcaggagctgtaCCAATGCCGG ctaagagaagaaacagatgcAGCAGCTCCTGAACCACAAATTGATCTTGAAGATCTCCTGGAGGTCCCGAAcgaagaacagaaattaaaactacAG GAAATCCTCCACGAGTGCTCCAGCCCGACAGAG GATTTCATTACGGAATTGCTTAATCGATTGAAAGGTCTCCGGAGAGTTACCAGTCCTCAGAAGAAATGA